One stretch of Amycolatopsis tolypomycina DNA includes these proteins:
- a CDS encoding response regulator transcription factor, with protein sequence MRVVIAEDSVLLRAGVQSLLSDVGIETVAAVGNGDDLLVAVREHRPDLVIADVRMPPTFTDEGLRAALAARKEVPGLPVLVVSQYVEGSYAVDLIAEGTSGVGYLLKERVADVAEFLAAVRRVAGGGSAIDPDVVAQMLARTRNPLEQLTARETEVLGEMAQGLSNTAIAKNLVITQGAVENHISNIFAKLGLEASRDQNRRIRAVLTYLDSTTVRA encoded by the coding sequence ATGCGCGTCGTGATCGCCGAAGACTCCGTCCTGCTGCGGGCGGGGGTGCAGAGCCTGCTGTCGGACGTCGGCATCGAGACGGTGGCCGCCGTGGGCAACGGCGACGACCTGCTCGTCGCCGTCCGCGAGCACCGGCCGGACCTGGTCATCGCCGACGTCCGGATGCCCCCGACGTTCACCGACGAAGGCCTGCGCGCGGCACTGGCGGCGCGCAAGGAGGTCCCCGGCCTGCCGGTGCTGGTGGTTTCGCAGTACGTGGAGGGCAGTTACGCGGTCGACCTGATCGCCGAAGGCACGTCCGGCGTCGGCTACCTGCTGAAGGAGCGCGTCGCCGACGTGGCCGAGTTCCTCGCGGCGGTCCGCCGGGTGGCCGGCGGCGGCTCGGCGATCGACCCGGACGTGGTCGCCCAGATGCTGGCCCGCACCCGCAACCCGCTCGAGCAGCTGACCGCCCGCGAGACGGAGGTCCTCGGCGAGATGGCACAGGGCCTGTCGAACACGGCCATCGCCAAGAACCTGGTGATCACCCAGGGCGCGGTGGAGAACCACATCAGCAACATCTTCGCGAAACTCGGCCTCGAGGCCAGCCGCGACCAGAACCGCCGCATCCGCGCGGTCCTGACCTATTTGGACAGTACGACCGTCCGCGCCTGA
- a CDS encoding thioesterase II family protein, with amino-acid sequence MVAHGNDAEDSWFRRFAVSPEAKARLVCLPHAGGSATFYFPVAKALAPGIEVAAVQYPGRQDRRHEPFLTSIEAIADRVAGLLRDKTDRPLALFGHSMGAMVAYETARRLEEAGTPVAALFVSGRRAPSRVRDERVHSRTDEGVLAELRRLSGTEMDLLGDDDVVRMILPVVRNDYRAVETYRHTPGRPLDAPIVAFTGTDDPVASVDEVASWEDHTTGGFELVTLAGGHFFLTRHQDVILRRLADDLLDRGAARV; translated from the coding sequence ATGGTCGCCCACGGGAACGACGCCGAGGACAGCTGGTTCCGCCGGTTCGCCGTTTCGCCCGAGGCGAAGGCGCGGCTGGTCTGCCTGCCGCACGCCGGCGGCTCGGCCACCTTCTACTTCCCGGTCGCGAAGGCGCTGGCACCCGGCATCGAGGTCGCGGCCGTCCAGTACCCGGGCCGGCAGGACCGGCGGCACGAGCCGTTCCTGACCAGCATCGAGGCCATCGCCGACCGGGTCGCCGGGCTGCTGCGGGACAAGACCGACCGGCCGCTCGCGCTGTTCGGGCACAGCATGGGCGCGATGGTCGCCTACGAGACGGCCCGCCGGCTCGAGGAGGCCGGTACGCCGGTCGCGGCGCTGTTCGTCTCCGGCCGGCGCGCGCCGTCGCGGGTGCGGGACGAGCGGGTGCACAGCCGCACCGACGAGGGCGTGCTCGCCGAACTGCGGCGGCTGAGCGGCACGGAGATGGACCTGCTCGGCGACGACGACGTCGTCCGGATGATCCTGCCGGTGGTGCGCAACGACTACCGGGCCGTCGAGACCTACCGGCACACCCCCGGCCGCCCGCTCGACGCGCCGATCGTGGCCTTCACCGGCACCGACGACCCGGTGGCCTCGGTCGACGAGGTCGCCTCGTGGGAAGACCACACGACCGGCGGCTTCGAGCTGGTGACGCTGGCGGGCGGCCACTTCTTCCTCACCCGGCACCAGGACGTGATCCTGCGCCGGCTGGCGGACGACCTCCTCGACCGCGGCGCGGCCCGCGTCTGA
- a CDS encoding class I SAM-dependent methyltransferase has protein sequence MTAYDALAEVYEWLISDAKLAPAEFAASFDDALRLLPPGAHVLDCSCGTGQLAVGLAGLGMQVVATDASEAMVRRTAKLSEEFGAAVRTLRAGWEELPGHFDDSTFDMVFCVGNSLHHAAGAKGRVAALESMARLLRPGGHLVLTSRTWELVRARGSRLDIGDRLVRRNGRAAVVVYRWEIAPTWAEEHHIEIAIAQVDAAGPVLVRSELLSCWPYRYEELEAELRRVGLRTELSTFDPEAENYTVVASKV, from the coding sequence GTGACGGCTTATGACGCCCTTGCCGAGGTGTACGAGTGGCTCATTTCCGATGCGAAGCTGGCTCCGGCCGAGTTCGCCGCGTCGTTCGACGACGCCCTCCGTCTCCTGCCGCCCGGCGCGCACGTCCTCGACTGTTCCTGCGGAACCGGGCAGCTGGCGGTCGGCCTCGCCGGCCTCGGTATGCAGGTGGTCGCCACTGACGCCAGCGAAGCGATGGTTCGCCGCACCGCGAAGCTGTCCGAGGAGTTCGGGGCAGCCGTCCGGACACTGCGGGCCGGCTGGGAAGAGCTCCCCGGCCACTTCGACGACTCCACCTTCGACATGGTGTTCTGCGTCGGCAACTCGCTGCACCACGCCGCGGGCGCGAAAGGCAGGGTCGCCGCGCTGGAGTCGATGGCCCGGCTTCTGCGCCCCGGCGGGCATTTGGTGCTCACGTCCCGCACGTGGGAACTCGTGCGGGCCAGGGGTTCCCGGCTGGACATCGGTGACCGGCTCGTCCGCCGGAACGGTCGCGCTGCCGTCGTGGTCTACCGCTGGGAGATCGCCCCGACCTGGGCGGAGGAGCACCACATCGAGATCGCGATCGCGCAGGTCGATGCGGCCGGGCCGGTTCTCGTCCGGTCGGAACTGCTGTCGTGCTGGCCCTACCGGTACGAGGAACTCGAAGCCGAGCTGCGCCGGGTCGGGCTCCGGACGGAACTGAGCACGTTCGACCCCGAGGCCGAGAACTACACGGTGGTGGCGAGCAAGGTATAG
- a CDS encoding TetR/AcrR family transcriptional regulator: MTSPSPAARRSRGRPAVPLDRILATALQLVDEEGAEALSMRSLAQRLESGTATLYRHFGNRATLVTQVIDRVFGEIELDSRALAELSWDEACQAVARAMFDTLGRHRKVAPLLIEQTPTGPNAMALRERCLAVLLDGGLPPSVAARAYATLARYVLGFAIQLAGAGDGAEQERASARFHELPEGEFPATRAVADSLPVPLADEFAFGLDLIVAGLRQRHAR; encoded by the coding sequence GTGACCAGTCCGTCCCCGGCCGCTCGGCGGTCACGTGGCCGTCCCGCCGTCCCGCTGGACCGGATCCTCGCCACGGCCCTGCAGCTCGTCGACGAGGAAGGCGCCGAGGCCCTGTCGATGCGCAGCCTCGCCCAGCGGCTCGAATCGGGCACGGCGACGCTCTACCGCCACTTCGGCAACCGGGCGACCTTGGTCACCCAGGTCATCGACCGCGTCTTCGGGGAGATCGAACTCGACTCGCGGGCATTGGCGGAGCTGAGCTGGGACGAGGCCTGCCAGGCCGTCGCGCGGGCGATGTTCGACACACTGGGCCGGCACCGGAAGGTCGCGCCGCTGCTGATCGAGCAGACCCCGACCGGGCCGAACGCCATGGCGTTGCGGGAGCGCTGCCTGGCCGTCCTCCTCGACGGCGGGCTCCCGCCGAGCGTCGCGGCGCGCGCCTACGCCACCCTCGCGCGGTACGTGCTGGGCTTCGCCATCCAGCTGGCCGGAGCCGGGGACGGCGCCGAGCAGGAGCGGGCGTCGGCGCGTTTCCACGAGCTGCCGGAGGGGGAGTTCCCGGCCACGCGCGCGGTCGCGGACTCGCTGCCGGTACCGCTGGCGGACGAGTTCGCCTTCGGCCTGGACCTGATCGTCGCCGGGCTGCGTCAGCGGCACGCCCGCTGA
- a CDS encoding alpha/beta fold hydrolase, whose protein sequence is MNQIQSIPVDGLRVHYARGGRGPAVLLLHGSGSSLEGFERVAELLSASHDVIRPDLPGFGRTGPRPDRDYRVRTYARTIARFMTALELPRFAVAGNSLGGNIAWNLALDAPLRVDALVLVNATGYPEKTLPAGLRLARNPLLRPLVRRWLPRGATARGLREAVGANSAIVDDAMVARVHALTSRPGNRSAFVDFANTDQPDRSAEIPKISAPTLVLRSADVDGQHFARDIPGATERVHADGGHLLPEEDPDWVAAAIEEFLR, encoded by the coding sequence ATGAACCAGATCCAGTCCATTCCCGTCGACGGCCTTCGCGTGCACTACGCACGCGGCGGGCGGGGCCCGGCGGTGCTGCTGCTGCACGGCAGCGGGTCGTCGCTGGAAGGCTTCGAGCGGGTCGCCGAGCTGCTGTCGGCGTCCCACGACGTCATCCGCCCCGACCTGCCCGGCTTCGGGCGCACCGGGCCGCGCCCCGACCGCGACTACCGCGTCCGGACGTACGCGCGCACGATCGCCCGGTTCATGACCGCACTGGAGCTGCCGCGCTTCGCCGTGGCGGGCAATTCGCTCGGCGGCAACATCGCGTGGAACCTGGCCCTGGACGCTCCCCTGCGGGTCGACGCGCTGGTGCTGGTCAACGCCACCGGCTACCCGGAGAAGACGCTGCCCGCCGGGCTGCGGCTGGCCCGGAACCCGCTGCTGCGCCCGCTGGTGCGGCGCTGGCTCCCGCGCGGCGCGACCGCCCGCGGGCTGCGGGAGGCCGTCGGCGCGAACTCCGCGATCGTCGACGACGCCATGGTGGCCCGGGTGCACGCGCTGACCAGCCGCCCCGGGAACCGGTCGGCCTTCGTCGACTTCGCCAACACCGACCAGCCCGACCGCAGCGCCGAGATCCCGAAGATCTCCGCCCCGACGCTGGTCCTGCGCAGCGCCGACGTCGACGGGCAGCACTTCGCCCGCGACATCCCGGGCGCCACCGAGCGCGTCCACGCCGACGGCGGCCACCTCCTGCCGGAAGAGGACCCCGACTGGGTGGCCGCGGCGATCGAGGAGTTCCTGCGATGA
- a CDS encoding alpha/beta fold hydrolase produces the protein MKYFVAADEDRRLDAAARRTLRGSFVALSDGVTHYELTGPDGGELAVLVGGLTIPLSYWDGLAARLHARGLRTLAYSAYGRGYSDRVRGRYDEALFVRQLAELTSALDPTPPRHVVGTSMGALVAMAHANLHPESVATLTVVGPAGLGERPRAQRLLGSDLLAGFVARRFGRKLLEGHLGHNVRDPALSARLVATVREAYRYEGSLYAFFQTLQRFPLYERQDLFRGTGNLRLPVLLVWGDDDQVTPITHLDTVQELLRPRQTHVITECGHMAPYERPDDVGDLLASFAVPHPDRLEP, from the coding sequence ATGAAGTACTTCGTCGCGGCCGACGAGGACCGCCGCCTCGACGCAGCCGCCCGCCGGACGCTGCGCGGGAGCTTCGTCGCCCTGTCCGACGGGGTGACGCACTACGAGCTGACCGGGCCCGACGGCGGGGAACTCGCCGTCCTGGTCGGCGGCCTCACGATTCCGCTGTCCTATTGGGACGGTCTGGCGGCCCGCCTGCACGCCCGCGGCCTGCGCACGCTCGCCTACAGCGCCTACGGCCGCGGCTACTCCGACCGCGTCCGGGGCCGCTACGACGAAGCGTTGTTCGTCCGGCAGCTCGCCGAGCTGACCTCGGCACTGGACCCCACTCCGCCGCGGCACGTCGTCGGCACGTCGATGGGCGCACTGGTCGCGATGGCCCACGCGAACCTGCACCCCGAATCGGTCGCCACGCTCACCGTCGTCGGACCGGCCGGGCTGGGCGAACGGCCCCGGGCGCAACGGTTGCTGGGCAGCGATCTCCTTGCCGGGTTCGTCGCCCGGCGCTTCGGCCGCAAGCTCCTGGAAGGCCACCTCGGGCACAACGTCCGCGACCCCGCCCTTTCCGCCCGGCTGGTCGCCACGGTGCGGGAGGCCTACCGGTACGAAGGCTCCCTCTACGCGTTCTTCCAGACCCTGCAGCGCTTTCCGCTGTACGAGCGGCAGGACCTGTTCCGCGGCACGGGCAACCTAAGGCTGCCGGTCCTGCTGGTGTGGGGCGACGACGACCAGGTCACCCCGATCACCCACCTCGACACCGTGCAGGAGCTGCTGCGCCCGCGGCAGACGCACGTCATCACCGAATGCGGCCACATGGCCCCCTACGAACGGCCGGACGACGTCGGCGACCTGCTCGCGTCCTTCGCCGTTCCCCACCCGGATCGGCTCGAACCATGA
- a CDS encoding FAD-dependent oxidoreductase — MNEPLDVLIAGAGPAGTTLAIDLLRRGLAVRIVDKAPHSFEGSRAKGLQPRTLEVFDDLGVLDDVLDGSSDYPRLGIHLGPLTVPWRMFRDRDRSTDVPYPNTRLMPQYRTDRVLHDRLEQLGGKVEHGRELTEFTQDATSVTATVTGGDGPERITARYLVGADGGSSAVRKHLGLGFLGETRDADRMLIVDAVTAGLSGDRWHVWPGVQGRFAGACPLPHTDLFQWMIRLAPGEEPPEGEEAITRRIRAHTGNRRIAVRDIRWRSVFRPNIRLAEAYRRGRVFLAGDAAHVHTPAGAQGLNTGIQDAYNLGWKLAQVLAGADPRLLDSYEAERLPIAAGVLGLSTKKYEGLAKLDPSSLRRGNDEQQLSLTYHGGPLAPGGSDRTKTLQVGDRAPDADLGGSRLFDVFRGPHFTLVAHGPQAAAASDELDWPAAGAPLRRITVDGKDSFRRDYGIEGDTLLLVRPDGYLGHIATGDFLASTRAAARALTPEVSA, encoded by the coding sequence ATGAACGAACCCCTCGACGTGCTGATCGCCGGCGCCGGCCCGGCCGGCACCACCCTCGCCATCGACCTCCTCCGCCGCGGCCTGGCCGTCCGGATCGTCGACAAGGCCCCGCACTCCTTCGAAGGCTCCCGCGCCAAAGGCCTCCAGCCGCGCACCCTGGAGGTGTTCGACGACCTCGGCGTGCTCGACGACGTCCTCGACGGCAGCAGCGACTACCCCCGCCTCGGCATCCACCTCGGCCCGCTCACCGTCCCGTGGCGGATGTTCCGCGACCGCGACCGGAGCACCGACGTCCCCTACCCCAACACCCGGCTGATGCCCCAGTACCGCACCGACAGGGTGCTGCACGACCGCCTCGAGCAACTGGGCGGCAAGGTCGAACACGGCCGCGAACTCACCGAATTCACCCAGGACGCCACATCGGTCACCGCCACCGTGACCGGCGGCGACGGCCCCGAACGGATCACCGCCCGCTACCTCGTCGGCGCCGACGGCGGATCGAGCGCCGTCCGCAAACACCTCGGGCTGGGGTTCCTCGGCGAGACCCGCGACGCGGACCGGATGCTCATCGTCGACGCCGTCACCGCCGGCCTGTCCGGCGACCGGTGGCACGTCTGGCCGGGGGTGCAGGGCCGGTTCGCCGGCGCCTGCCCGCTGCCGCACACCGACCTGTTCCAGTGGATGATCCGCCTCGCTCCCGGCGAAGAGCCGCCCGAGGGCGAGGAAGCGATCACCCGGCGGATCCGGGCGCACACCGGCAACCGGCGCATCGCCGTGCGCGACATCCGGTGGCGGTCGGTGTTCCGGCCCAACATCCGACTGGCCGAGGCCTACCGCCGCGGGCGCGTGTTCCTCGCCGGCGACGCCGCGCACGTGCACACCCCGGCCGGCGCGCAGGGTCTCAACACCGGCATCCAGGACGCCTACAACCTCGGCTGGAAGCTCGCCCAGGTCCTCGCCGGAGCCGACCCGCGGCTGCTCGACAGCTACGAAGCCGAACGCCTCCCCATCGCCGCGGGGGTGCTCGGCCTGTCCACGAAGAAGTACGAAGGCCTCGCCAAACTGGACCCGTCGAGCCTGCGCCGCGGCAACGACGAACAACAGCTGTCGCTGACCTACCACGGTGGCCCGCTCGCGCCCGGCGGCAGCGACCGCACGAAGACACTGCAGGTCGGCGACCGCGCCCCGGACGCCGACCTGGGCGGCTCACGGCTGTTCGACGTCTTCCGGGGCCCGCACTTCACCCTGGTCGCGCACGGCCCGCAGGCCGCGGCGGCGAGCGACGAGCTCGACTGGCCTGCCGCGGGAGCGCCGCTCCGGCGGATCACCGTCGACGGCAAGGACAGCTTTCGCCGTGACTACGGGATCGAGGGCGACACGCTGCTGCTCGTCCGGCCCGACGGCTACCTCGGGCACATCGCCACCGGCGACTTCCTCGCCTCGACCCGCGCCGCCGCCCGGGCGCTGACCCCGGAGGTGAGCGCGTGA
- a CDS encoding amidohydrolase family protein, which yields MSRTLLRGACVITMAPHRPDTEQADILVDGDTIVAVGGNLDAAGAETVDVTGKIIMPGLVNAHLHTWQTALRGVGTDWTLADYLGRMHGAVARHYRPEDMRIGTLAGALDQLDRGTTTLGDWCHNTPTPDHADAALDGLRAAGIRGVFLHGTPYSAPDAAHPVGEVDRLAGGPLIGIGMAVRGPQLSTPDAAVADFRAAAERGLVVSLHQSGGAPGPAWAAVRAAGLLGPATNVVHGAGLTEEWFKILVDAGASITCTPENELGQGHGSPVTGHLLRLGAAPSLGTDTDAVTPADVLSAARIALAHQRGHDHDQHRQTTGSFSLTATITAKQALAWATVEGARALGLADRVGRLEAGLQADLVVIDAPAPNPVAAALHATARDIEAVMVAGRWRKRDHALLDVDPGAVREHLRESAAHLLPHLAG from the coding sequence GTGAGCCGCACCCTGCTGCGCGGCGCGTGTGTGATCACCATGGCCCCGCACCGCCCCGACACCGAACAGGCCGACATCCTCGTCGACGGCGACACCATCGTGGCCGTCGGCGGAAACCTCGACGCGGCCGGCGCCGAGACCGTCGACGTCACCGGCAAGATCATCATGCCCGGTCTGGTCAACGCCCACCTGCACACCTGGCAGACCGCGCTGCGCGGGGTCGGCACCGACTGGACGCTGGCGGACTACCTCGGCCGGATGCACGGCGCGGTGGCCCGCCACTACCGGCCAGAGGACATGCGGATCGGCACCCTCGCCGGCGCACTGGACCAGCTCGACCGCGGCACCACCACCCTCGGCGACTGGTGCCACAACACGCCCACCCCGGACCACGCCGACGCGGCGCTCGACGGCCTGCGCGCCGCCGGCATCCGCGGGGTGTTCCTGCACGGCACGCCGTACTCCGCACCCGACGCGGCCCACCCGGTCGGCGAGGTCGACCGGCTGGCCGGCGGCCCGCTGATCGGGATCGGCATGGCGGTCCGGGGTCCGCAACTGTCCACTCCGGACGCCGCGGTCGCCGACTTCCGCGCCGCCGCCGAACGCGGGCTCGTGGTGTCCCTGCACCAGAGCGGCGGCGCACCCGGGCCCGCGTGGGCGGCCGTGCGGGCGGCCGGGCTGCTGGGCCCGGCCACCAACGTCGTGCACGGTGCCGGGCTCACCGAAGAGTGGTTCAAGATCCTGGTCGACGCGGGCGCGAGCATCACCTGCACGCCCGAGAACGAGCTCGGCCAGGGCCACGGCTCCCCCGTCACCGGGCACCTGCTGCGGCTGGGCGCGGCACCGTCGCTGGGCACCGACACCGACGCCGTCACCCCCGCCGACGTGCTCTCCGCCGCCCGCATCGCCCTGGCGCACCAGCGCGGCCACGACCACGACCAGCACCGGCAGACCACCGGTTCCTTCTCCCTCACCGCGACGATCACCGCCAAGCAGGCGCTCGCCTGGGCGACGGTCGAAGGCGCCCGGGCGCTCGGGCTCGCCGACCGCGTCGGCCGGCTCGAGGCCGGGCTGCAGGCCGACCTCGTCGTCATCGACGCCCCGGCGCCGAACCCGGTCGCCGCCGCCCTGCACGCCACCGCGCGCGACATCGAAGCGGTCATGGTCGCCGGGCGCTGGCGCAAGCGCGACCACGCCCTCCTCGACGTCGACCCCGGCGCCGTCCGGGAACACCTGCGGGAATCCGCAGCCCACCTGCTCCCCCACCTCGCCGGCTGA
- a CDS encoding TetR/AcrR family transcriptional regulator produces the protein MSTRDELASRTRAELLAAARRLFGERGYLDTKVTDIAAAAGRAVGSFYRHFRDKEQLLAALRTDLTDPADRAGFGLASTAATAADTGGPGQAGDEPLRAHVTACWTALRAHRPTAIALLQAATAAAPASGRLRAELTGWTAPLRRHLENRREPLPGDPELVAAAVGLVLAGLNHALPPGGPGDDRVADTVTHLVLHGLTGPPKVTKR, from the coding sequence ATGAGCACGCGGGACGAGCTCGCGAGCCGGACCCGGGCCGAGCTGCTGGCCGCGGCGAGGCGGTTGTTCGGTGAACGCGGCTACCTCGACACCAAGGTCACCGACATCGCCGCCGCGGCCGGGCGGGCCGTGGGGTCGTTCTACCGCCACTTCCGCGACAAGGAGCAGCTCCTCGCCGCCCTGCGCACCGACCTCACCGACCCGGCTGACCGCGCCGGGTTCGGGTTGGCGTCCACCGCCGCGACGGCCGCCGACACCGGCGGGCCCGGCCAGGCAGGCGACGAGCCGCTCCGCGCGCACGTCACGGCCTGCTGGACCGCGCTGCGCGCCCACCGCCCCACGGCCATCGCCCTGCTGCAGGCGGCGACCGCAGCCGCCCCGGCCTCCGGCCGGTTGCGCGCCGAGCTGACCGGCTGGACCGCCCCGCTGCGCAGGCACCTGGAGAACCGGCGCGAGCCGCTCCCCGGCGACCCCGAGCTGGTGGCGGCGGCCGTGGGTCTCGTCCTGGCCGGTCTCAACCACGCCCTGCCCCCGGGCGGCCCCGGCGACGACCGCGTCGCCGACACCGTCACCCACCTCGTTCTCCACGGCCTGACCGGCCCGCCGAAGGTAACGAAAAGATAA
- a CDS encoding DUF1996 domain-containing protein has protein sequence MPRTPATGRHRITRRTKLATLGIGLALAVGALVVATTTGGTGTAGADEVDKAFYVDITQVPKGTNVNQALQRQGARGTFTVDCGRNENQHFNPDNFIAQPGVRNGAEHLHDYVGNLSTNADSTNESLAKAGTTCRNGDKSTYFWPVVRIDTEEDEENPPAKDVSADREQAKQEKAGTQVDCPDVASKLADVPDRAAAEVERNLDLLDTQVKEANARIAGGDLKSEQDIQNAVVGPLKDKRKATLDRIAIAIGRTGAQPADLGGLATCALKKNGQGGLDNGGGNSDGKPAELPGVNDQNEIGDNEGEIQRVRRADLTFTSGGARKVVAMPQFLRILYGDAKQSTNGPANARPSWTCSGFEDRLIDKYPICPEGSQVKRIHAFPNCWDGKNIDSANHRSHIVFADQQGKCPQGFKNVPQLVITLTYDIPRDVQVNGQYKVDAFEQENHDPRSDHDDFANVMGQRLMNQVVTCINTGKRCNQ, from the coding sequence ATGCCCCGAACCCCCGCCACGGGCCGCCACCGCATCACCCGCCGCACCAAGCTCGCCACCCTCGGCATCGGCCTCGCGCTGGCCGTCGGCGCCCTGGTCGTCGCCACCACCACCGGCGGCACCGGCACCGCCGGCGCGGACGAAGTGGACAAGGCGTTCTACGTCGACATCACGCAGGTGCCCAAGGGCACCAACGTCAACCAGGCACTGCAACGGCAAGGCGCCCGCGGCACCTTCACCGTGGACTGCGGCCGCAACGAGAACCAGCACTTCAACCCCGACAACTTCATCGCCCAGCCCGGCGTCCGCAACGGCGCCGAGCACCTGCACGACTACGTCGGCAACCTCTCCACCAACGCCGACTCCACCAACGAAAGCCTCGCCAAGGCCGGCACCACCTGCCGCAACGGCGACAAGTCGACATACTTCTGGCCGGTCGTCCGCATCGACACCGAGGAGGACGAGGAGAACCCGCCCGCCAAGGACGTCTCAGCGGACCGCGAGCAGGCGAAGCAGGAGAAGGCCGGCACCCAGGTCGACTGCCCCGACGTCGCCAGCAAGCTCGCCGACGTCCCCGACCGGGCCGCCGCCGAGGTCGAGCGCAACCTCGACCTGCTCGACACCCAGGTCAAGGAGGCCAACGCCCGGATCGCCGGCGGCGACCTGAAGTCGGAGCAGGACATCCAGAACGCCGTCGTCGGCCCGCTCAAGGACAAACGGAAGGCGACCCTCGACCGCATCGCCATCGCCATCGGCCGGACCGGCGCGCAGCCGGCGGACCTCGGCGGCCTGGCCACCTGCGCCCTGAAGAAGAACGGCCAGGGCGGCCTGGACAACGGCGGCGGCAACTCGGATGGCAAGCCCGCCGAGCTGCCCGGCGTCAACGACCAGAACGAGATCGGCGACAACGAAGGCGAGATCCAGCGCGTCCGGCGGGCCGACCTGACGTTCACCAGCGGTGGCGCGCGCAAGGTCGTGGCGATGCCGCAGTTCCTCCGGATCCTGTACGGCGACGCCAAGCAGAGCACCAACGGCCCGGCCAACGCCCGGCCGAGCTGGACGTGCAGCGGCTTCGAGGACCGGCTCATCGACAAGTACCCGATCTGCCCCGAAGGCAGCCAGGTCAAGCGCATCCACGCGTTCCCGAACTGCTGGGACGGCAAGAACATCGACAGCGCCAACCACCGCAGCCACATCGTGTTCGCCGATCAGCAGGGCAAGTGCCCGCAGGGCTTCAAGAACGTCCCGCAGCTGGTGATCACCCTGACCTACGACATCCCCCGGGACGTGCAGGTCAACGGACAGTACAAAGTGGACGCCTTCGAGCAGGAGAACCACGACCCGCGTTCGGACCACGACGACTTCGCCAACGTCATGGGCCAGCGCCTGATGAACCAGGTCGTCACCTGCATCAACACCGGCAAGCGCTGCAACCAGTGA
- a CDS encoding sporulation protein, whose protein sequence is MVFKKMLQKIGVGGLAVDTVLTDPRGRPGAPLAGEVRLTGGEADAEIEHIALSLAIQAHNDRGGRSQAEFHRVVVAGVTRLAAKEQRTIPFTVPLPWEAPVTEVSGRRLPGLELGLRTEVSIAKAVDKGDLDPVIVEPLPSQDAVLEGFGRLGFTFKAATVQQGQAYGVRQELPFFQQFDFYPSGQFAGRVELVTLTLVTTPAEVTVLLTADRHVGAFGGEGRFQAGHEEAAEQDWAARIHDWLAQVVETRHAQMTQGGYGHPGYGQPGYGHRERRGPGMGGVVAGVAGGVVGGMLLSEMFDDDGDGGDEG, encoded by the coding sequence ATGGTGTTCAAGAAGATGTTGCAGAAGATCGGCGTCGGCGGCCTCGCGGTCGACACGGTGCTGACCGACCCGCGCGGCCGGCCGGGCGCCCCGCTCGCCGGGGAGGTACGGCTGACCGGTGGTGAGGCCGACGCCGAGATCGAGCACATCGCCCTGTCGCTGGCCATTCAGGCCCACAACGACCGGGGTGGCCGGTCGCAGGCGGAGTTCCACCGGGTCGTCGTCGCGGGCGTCACCAGGCTGGCCGCCAAGGAACAGCGCACCATCCCCTTCACCGTCCCGCTCCCCTGGGAAGCCCCGGTGACCGAGGTGTCCGGCCGTCGGCTGCCCGGCCTGGAGCTGGGGCTGCGCACCGAGGTGTCGATCGCCAAGGCGGTCGACAAGGGCGACCTCGACCCGGTGATCGTCGAACCGCTGCCGTCGCAGGACGCGGTGCTGGAGGGGTTCGGGCGGCTCGGCTTCACCTTCAAGGCCGCCACGGTCCAGCAGGGGCAGGCCTACGGAGTCCGGCAGGAACTGCCGTTCTTCCAGCAGTTCGACTTCTACCCGTCCGGCCAGTTCGCCGGCCGCGTCGAGCTGGTCACCCTGACGCTGGTCACCACCCCCGCCGAGGTCACCGTCCTGCTGACGGCGGACCGGCACGTGGGCGCGTTCGGCGGTGAAGGGCGGTTCCAGGCCGGGCACGAGGAAGCGGCGGAGCAGGACTGGGCCGCCCGCATCCACGACTGGCTCGCCCAGGTCGTGGAGACCCGGCACGCCCAGATGACCCAGGGCGGCTACGGCCACCCCGGGTACGGCCAGCCCGGCTACGGCCACCGCGAGCGGCGCGGCCCCGGCATGGGCGGCGTGGTGGCCGGAGTGGCCGGCGGCGTCGTGGGCGGCATGCTCCTGTCCGAGATGTTCGACGACGACGGAGACGGCGGCGACGAGGGCTGA